Proteins encoded in a region of the Planococcus shixiaomingii genome:
- a CDS encoding Na+/H+ antiporter subunit A → MSLVFLIFLPVLAALFVPLLFKKMRQIHTGWFVLIVPAILFVYYATLLPTTADGGNLVSTFKWIPSLDIAIVAYLDGLSLLFSLLITGIGTLVVLYSVFYLDKNREQLHNFYVYLLMFMTAMLGVVQSDHLISLYLFWELTSISSFLLIGYWYTRDRSRFGALKSMMITVFGGLMMLGGFVLLSIMGNTYSIRELIAQAPQLVSHDFFILALVLVLLGAFTKSAQFPFYIWLPDAMEAPTPVSAYLHSATMVKAGLYLVARFTPIFAVSGTWMWLVTGVGLFTMVWGSIFALKQKDLKAILAFSTVSQLGLIMSLLGASAAGYHIEDASGTVFKYAAFAAIFHLINHATFKGSLFMIAGIVDHETGTRDIRKLGGLMSLMPISFTIAMIGSFSMAGLPPFNGFLSKEMFLTAMLSLREFDLFSMDVWGVLFPVLAWIGSVFTFVYSFFFVFHTFAGKHKPEQLPKQAHEAPVGMLISPAFLALLVLVIFFIPNQIGDWLIKPAVAVIQPFLYASPAEVDIHVTAWHGVNTELLMTLGIFLVGAILFWTLRKWQRTYDLFPDSISLNRLYDSFMYLSDAGANRFSALYMTGFIRSYLVYMFGFFVMIMLSTLVVTDAFAFNTANLAPIGFYEIAILIALVTGTLTILFSKSRLTAIIALGAVGYSVALFFVIFRAPDLALTQLVIETISVALFLLAFYYLPKHSKAEERVGFKLGNAIIALGVGVTMTLVALSAHSQKVLPSISEYYKETVYSEAGGGNIVNVILVDYRGFDTLFEITVLGIAGIAIITMIKLRLSKKEGTHENK, encoded by the coding sequence TTGTCACTCGTATTTTTAATTTTTTTGCCAGTCCTAGCAGCCTTATTCGTTCCGCTGTTATTTAAAAAAATGAGGCAAATCCATACCGGCTGGTTTGTTCTGATCGTCCCCGCTATTTTATTTGTTTATTATGCCACGTTACTGCCGACGACCGCTGATGGCGGCAACCTTGTTTCCACTTTCAAGTGGATTCCTTCTCTCGATATTGCCATTGTGGCTTATCTTGATGGACTCAGTTTATTATTTTCTTTATTGATTACCGGCATTGGGACGCTTGTCGTCTTGTATTCGGTTTTCTATTTAGATAAAAACAGAGAACAATTACATAATTTTTACGTTTATTTGCTGATGTTCATGACAGCAATGCTTGGAGTGGTTCAATCCGATCATCTCATTTCCCTCTATTTGTTCTGGGAATTGACTTCCATCTCCTCATTCTTGCTTATTGGTTATTGGTATACGCGCGACCGGTCAAGATTTGGAGCATTAAAATCGATGATGATCACTGTTTTTGGTGGTTTAATGATGCTCGGGGGCTTTGTGCTTCTCAGCATTATGGGGAACACGTACTCTATTCGTGAATTGATTGCACAAGCTCCACAATTAGTTTCACATGATTTCTTTATATTGGCGCTTGTTTTAGTATTGCTTGGTGCCTTCACGAAGTCTGCCCAATTCCCGTTTTACATTTGGCTTCCAGACGCCATGGAAGCGCCTACACCAGTCAGCGCCTATTTGCATTCAGCGACAATGGTTAAAGCCGGCTTGTATTTAGTAGCACGTTTCACTCCGATTTTCGCGGTTTCCGGAACTTGGATGTGGCTAGTGACGGGTGTCGGTTTGTTCACCATGGTGTGGGGTTCTATTTTTGCCCTGAAACAAAAAGACCTGAAAGCGATTCTCGCATTCTCGACTGTTTCTCAGCTGGGCTTGATCATGTCTTTGCTTGGTGCATCTGCTGCCGGCTACCATATCGAAGACGCGTCCGGCACTGTATTTAAATACGCGGCCTTTGCAGCGATTTTCCATCTGATCAATCATGCAACATTTAAAGGCAGTTTGTTCATGATTGCAGGGATTGTCGACCACGAAACGGGTACCCGTGATATTCGCAAACTTGGCGGTTTGATGAGCTTAATGCCGATCAGCTTTACAATTGCAATGATCGGTTCCTTCTCTATGGCTGGCTTGCCGCCATTCAATGGCTTCCTGAGCAAGGAAATGTTTTTAACGGCCATGCTGTCCTTGAGAGAATTTGATTTATTCTCGATGGACGTTTGGGGCGTATTGTTCCCAGTTCTCGCCTGGATCGGCAGCGTTTTCACTTTCGTCTACAGTTTCTTTTTTGTGTTCCATACGTTTGCAGGCAAACACAAACCGGAACAATTGCCGAAACAAGCGCATGAAGCGCCAGTCGGCATGCTTATATCCCCGGCTTTTCTTGCGCTTCTGGTATTGGTTATTTTCTTTATCCCAAATCAAATTGGCGATTGGCTGATCAAACCGGCGGTAGCCGTTATCCAGCCATTTTTATATGCCTCTCCGGCTGAAGTAGATATCCACGTGACTGCTTGGCACGGAGTCAACACGGAATTGTTGATGACGTTGGGCATTTTCCTGGTAGGCGCCATTTTATTCTGGACGCTCCGCAAATGGCAGCGCACATATGATTTGTTCCCGGATTCAATTTCGCTTAACCGTTTGTACGACAGCTTCATGTATTTGAGCGATGCCGGTGCCAACCGCTTTTCTGCGCTTTACATGACCGGTTTCATCCGTTCGTATCTTGTTTACATGTTCGGCTTTTTTGTAATGATCATGTTGAGCACTTTGGTCGTAACTGATGCTTTTGCTTTCAACACAGCCAATTTAGCTCCTATCGGTTTTTATGAAATTGCAATATTAATTGCCTTAGTAACAGGCACCCTTACCATCTTATTTTCAAAATCCCGTTTAACGGCCATTATTGCTCTTGGTGCCGTCGGTTATTCAGTAGCCTTGTTCTTTGTTATTTTCCGTGCTCCAGATCTGGCATTGACCCAACTTGTTATCGAAACAATTTCTGTTGCACTGTTTTTATTGGCTTTTTATTATTTGCCAAAACACAGCAAGGCCGAAGAACGTGTTGGCTTTAAGCTCGGAAATGCCATTATTGCATTGGGGGTAGGCGTTACAATGACGTTAGTCGCTTTATCAGCTCATTCCCAAAAAGTTCTCCCTTCGATTTCTGAGTACTATAAAGAAACGGTCTACTCGGAAGCTGGAGGCGGAAATATCGTCAACGTCATACTGGTCGATTACCGCGGCTTTGATACGTTGTTCGAAATCACGGTATTGGGGATTGCTGGAATTGCCATCATCACCATGATCAAATTGCGCTTAAGCAAGAAGGAGGGCACACATGAGAACAAATGA
- a CDS encoding MFS transporter, with the protein MKMQKKNFMIIMFTNFLVAGSTTMIMPFLSLYIESLGTYTEDYVQRWAGLVFGVTFVAALLMSPVWGRIADKFGYKPILVINGLGIAFSIYLMGTADSVHELFFIRLFMGLVTGFIPTSLAFVSSQTPKEIAGRTLGTLQMGSVSGTLFGPVIGGLMADAFGFTYTFLITAIVIGTAALFVLFGINEVKRKAIKDAHVYARKTIIQGILHHRLLINVMVITALIQIGTFSIQPLLSLYVSHLVEGSSQVAFLAGVTFSATGVGNLLFARRWGRLGDSIGYEKVLGFLLLLAFVFIIPQAFVTELWQLIALRVLFGVAIGGMIPTTTALMRREAPIEIQGEIMGYNTSFRFLGNIIGPMFGGIVSGFVGIPAVFIVTGLLFIISFGFLKFTLKKPEQDFEDVLLEQELKSM; encoded by the coding sequence ATGAAAATGCAAAAAAAGAATTTTATGATTATCATGTTTACCAATTTCCTTGTTGCAGGCAGCACGACAATGATTATGCCATTTTTATCTCTTTATATTGAATCACTCGGAACTTATACCGAAGATTATGTTCAACGCTGGGCCGGCCTCGTGTTTGGCGTGACGTTTGTAGCTGCTTTGCTTATGTCGCCAGTTTGGGGAAGAATCGCCGACAAATTTGGCTACAAACCAATCCTGGTCATCAATGGCTTGGGAATTGCCTTCAGCATTTATTTGATGGGAACTGCCGATTCAGTTCATGAATTGTTTTTCATTCGCTTGTTCATGGGCCTGGTCACCGGTTTTATTCCGACATCCCTTGCTTTCGTCAGTTCCCAAACCCCTAAAGAAATTGCGGGTCGCACACTTGGCACACTTCAGATGGGCAGTGTCTCAGGTACATTATTCGGCCCGGTAATCGGGGGATTGATGGCGGATGCGTTCGGTTTTACATACACCTTCCTGATTACTGCCATCGTTATCGGAACAGCCGCGCTTTTCGTGCTGTTCGGCATAAATGAAGTAAAACGCAAAGCGATTAAAGATGCTCACGTGTATGCGAGAAAAACGATTATCCAGGGGATATTGCATCACCGCTTATTGATCAATGTCATGGTTATTACTGCCCTTATCCAAATCGGCACCTTTAGCATTCAACCTCTGCTATCACTTTATGTGTCGCATTTGGTTGAAGGCAGTTCCCAAGTTGCCTTTTTGGCCGGAGTGACATTCAGTGCGACAGGAGTCGGCAACTTGCTGTTTGCCCGCCGCTGGGGCCGACTTGGGGATTCGATCGGCTATGAAAAAGTGCTAGGATTTTTGCTGCTTCTGGCATTCGTCTTTATTATTCCCCAAGCTTTCGTCACTGAACTTTGGCAGTTGATTGCCTTGCGCGTGCTCTTTGGCGTCGCAATCGGCGGGATGATTCCAACGACGACTGCGTTGATGCGGCGGGAAGCGCCTATCGAAATCCAAGGGGAAATCATGGGTTACAATACGAGCTTCCGGTTTTTAGGCAATATTATCGGGCCGATGTTCGGCGGTATTGTCAGTGGTTTTGTCGGTATACCTGCCGTATTCATCGTTACTGGTCTGCTGTTCATAATTTCGTTTGGCTTTTTGAAATTCACGTTGAAAAAACCCGAGCAGGATTTCGAAGATGTGCTGCTGGAACAAGAGTTAAAAAGTATGTGA
- a CDS encoding DUF1871 family protein: protein MDMSEMNRRAARVLEEWDPFAIGTDLYMTEIENVVGALHELDDPSDLAKKIQLVYEFSFEKWIPLERCVEISYKLLALKFEAKCII from the coding sequence ATGGATATGAGTGAAATGAACCGAAGAGCTGCAAGGGTTTTAGAAGAATGGGATCCTTTTGCAATCGGAACCGATTTATACATGACGGAAATCGAAAATGTTGTAGGAGCCTTGCACGAACTCGATGATCCGTCAGACTTGGCTAAAAAAATTCAACTCGTTTATGAATTCTCTTTTGAAAAATGGATTCCGCTCGAACGCTGCGTCGAGATCTCTTACAAACTGCTTGCACTGAAATTTGAAGCGAAATGCATTATCTAA
- a CDS encoding helix-turn-helix domain-containing protein: protein MQKNLHAQLKFLREERNLSLDELALKARVGVARLQSYESGEEVPSNQTLLKLSNALEVPASNLLDGLETTVE, encoded by the coding sequence TTGCAAAAAAATTTACACGCCCAATTAAAATTCCTTCGGGAAGAACGCAACTTGTCGTTAGACGAATTGGCTTTAAAAGCGAGAGTTGGCGTTGCGCGTTTGCAGTCCTATGAATCAGGAGAAGAAGTCCCTTCTAACCAAACGCTCTTAAAACTTTCAAATGCTTTAGAAGTACCTGCCTCCAATTTGCTGGATGGCTTAGAAACAACAGTCGAATAA
- a CDS encoding sodium-dependent transporter encodes MEKREQWTSKIGFILAAAGSAIGLGAIWKFPYETGTNGGSVFILLFIISTVAIGLPILLAEFIIGRRGQADAVTGLKKQAPGKYWYLIGWSGFLFSFMILSFYSVVGGWILSYLGRALLFQLSNLGDNDFADLFSGIIGNPIEVLLAQALFMFLTVWIVQGGIKGGIELASRIMMPALLIFFVLLMIRSLTLDGAMEGVRFMFVPDWSFFNFQTALTALGQAFFSLSVGVAGMITYASYLSKSENLTRSAISVAGLNILISIMAGLIIFPAVFALGYTPDQGPGLVFIILPAIFDQLFMGQFLIIVFFILMLFATLTSSIAMLEISVSIIVKERYDRRRRASWIFGLFIFIFGIPSALSFGVFSDPIFFGYTFFDFMDIITSRIGLPLGALLTSIFAGYVLTKKDTDAELMGESLWSATWRVLVKYVAPLAILVVFVQGIIAFF; translated from the coding sequence GTGGAGAAACGCGAACAATGGACTTCCAAAATCGGCTTTATCCTCGCGGCAGCAGGAAGCGCGATTGGATTAGGTGCAATTTGGAAGTTTCCTTATGAAACTGGAACAAATGGCGGAAGCGTCTTTATCCTGCTATTTATCATCAGTACGGTAGCAATCGGCTTGCCGATTCTGTTGGCTGAATTTATCATCGGCCGCAGAGGCCAAGCAGATGCTGTAACTGGACTCAAAAAACAAGCACCAGGCAAGTATTGGTATTTGATCGGCTGGTCTGGCTTTTTATTTTCATTTATGATTTTATCTTTTTACTCGGTTGTCGGCGGCTGGATTCTTTCGTATTTAGGCCGAGCACTTTTGTTCCAATTATCAAATTTAGGTGATAATGATTTTGCAGACTTGTTTAGTGGCATCATCGGCAATCCAATTGAAGTGCTGCTTGCCCAAGCCTTGTTTATGTTCTTGACGGTATGGATTGTCCAAGGCGGCATTAAAGGCGGCATTGAACTTGCAAGCAGAATCATGATGCCCGCCTTGCTCATTTTCTTCGTTTTGTTGATGATTCGTTCATTGACGCTCGACGGTGCGATGGAAGGCGTACGCTTTATGTTCGTTCCAGATTGGTCGTTCTTTAATTTCCAAACGGCTTTGACCGCTCTCGGGCAGGCCTTTTTCTCACTTAGCGTCGGGGTAGCAGGTATGATTACATACGCTTCCTACCTGTCCAAATCGGAAAACTTAACACGCTCGGCCATTAGTGTGGCCGGTTTGAACATTCTTATCTCAATCATGGCTGGCTTAATCATTTTCCCTGCTGTCTTTGCATTAGGCTATACACCGGATCAAGGTCCAGGCCTAGTCTTCATTATTTTGCCGGCAATTTTCGATCAGTTGTTCATGGGGCAGTTTTTGATCATCGTTTTCTTTATCTTGATGCTCTTTGCCACATTGACTTCTTCCATTGCAATGTTGGAGATTTCGGTATCGATAATCGTTAAGGAAAGATACGATCGCCGCCGCCGGGCTTCATGGATATTCGGATTGTTCATCTTTATTTTCGGTATTCCAAGTGCGCTGTCCTTCGGCGTCTTTTCGGACCCAATCTTTTTCGGTTACACGTTCTTTGATTTCATGGACATTATCACAAGCCGAATCGGCTTGCCGCTTGGCGCATTGTTGACGTCCATCTTTGCCGGTTATGTTCTAACAAAGAAAGATACAGACGCAGAATTGATGGGAGAATCGCTTTGGAGTGCTACTTGGCGGGTACTTGTCAAATACGTTGCGCCTTTAGCAATTTTAGTTGTCTTTGTTCAAGGCATTATTGCTTTTTTCTAA
- the yugI gene encoding S1 domain-containing post-transcriptional regulator GSP13 codes for MTKTYQTGDTVIGKVTGIQPYGAFVALDEQTQGLVHISEITHGYVKEVSEYLAVGQEVNVKVLEVDEKSKKISLSIRALQEQPPAPQKSEKPKQSLQSHVNENDSEGFNSLKDKMQEWINKSGQ; via the coding sequence ATGACAAAAACATATCAAACAGGCGACACAGTAATCGGTAAAGTAACAGGAATTCAGCCATACGGTGCATTCGTAGCACTAGACGAGCAAACTCAAGGGTTGGTTCACATTTCAGAAATTACTCACGGCTACGTAAAAGAAGTTAGCGAGTATTTGGCAGTTGGCCAAGAAGTAAACGTAAAGGTATTGGAAGTTGATGAAAAATCGAAAAAAATCAGCCTTTCAATCCGTGCGCTACAAGAACAGCCACCAGCTCCACAAAAAAGCGAAAAGCCAAAGCAATCTCTTCAGTCACATGTGAATGAAAATGATTCTGAAGGATTTAACTCTTTGAAAGACAAAATGCAAGAGTGGATCAACAAATCCGGTCAATAA